A genomic stretch from Komagataeibacter xylinus includes:
- a CDS encoding aldo/keto reductase codes for MTQAPVTETIQIRGLKHPVSRIALGTWAIGGWMWGGPDDRNAIATIHEALDLGITLVDTAPVYGFGHSEEIVGQALAGRRDKVAIATKVGLDWKDDHKPFRNASPARIRKEIEDSLRRLRTDYIDLYQVHWPDSSVPMEETARTLEALVREGKVLALGVSNFSIAQMDAFREFAPLCAVQPPYNLFERAMEHDILPYARQHDLAILAYGPLCRGLLSGKMTAETKFGADDLRSADPKFQAPRFAHYLQAVRELQDFAHEKHGKSLLALAIRWVLDQGPTIALWGARRPDQIAAVADAMGWHLSADDRREIDAILARCIPDPVGPGFMAPPGS; via the coding sequence ATGACGCAGGCGCCTGTTACGGAAACCATCCAGATCCGGGGGCTCAAACACCCCGTCTCGCGCATTGCGCTGGGCACATGGGCCATTGGCGGATGGATGTGGGGCGGCCCGGATGACCGCAATGCCATCGCCACCATTCACGAAGCCCTCGATCTGGGCATAACGCTGGTTGATACCGCGCCCGTTTACGGTTTTGGCCATTCGGAGGAGATCGTGGGCCAGGCCCTGGCCGGGCGACGCGATAAAGTGGCCATTGCCACCAAGGTCGGCCTGGACTGGAAGGACGACCACAAGCCGTTCCGCAATGCCTCACCCGCGCGCATCCGCAAGGAAATCGAGGATTCGCTGCGCCGCCTGCGCACCGACTACATCGATCTCTATCAGGTGCACTGGCCCGATTCATCGGTGCCTATGGAAGAGACCGCCCGCACGCTCGAGGCCCTGGTGCGTGAAGGCAAGGTGCTGGCGCTGGGGGTGAGCAATTTCTCCATCGCCCAGATGGATGCCTTCCGGGAGTTCGCCCCGCTCTGTGCCGTGCAGCCGCCCTACAACCTGTTCGAGCGCGCAATGGAGCACGACATCCTGCCCTATGCCCGCCAGCATGACCTGGCCATCCTCGCCTATGGCCCGCTGTGCCGTGGGCTGCTGTCAGGCAAGATGACGGCGGAGACGAAATTCGGCGCTGATGACCTGCGCAGTGCCGACCCCAAATTCCAGGCTCCCCGCTTTGCGCATTACCTGCAGGCCGTGCGTGAACTGCAAGATTTTGCCCATGAAAAGCATGGCAAGTCGCTGCTTGCCCTGGCCATACGCTGGGTGCTGGATCAGGGACCGACCATTGCCCTGTGGGGCGCGCGCCGCCCCGACCAGATCGCCGCCGTGGCCGATGCAATGGGCTGGCACCTGAGTGCTGATGACCGGCGCGAGATCGATGCCATCCTGGCGCGCTGCATCCCCGACCCGGTCGGCCCCGGCTTCATGGCTCCTCCGGGTAGCTGA
- a CDS encoding Na+/H+ antiporter codes for MHAVFITLALLTVTGISSLISRVGRIPVPLPLIQIAVGAIAALAGLNIGFDPDMFLLLFIPPLLYADAYRMPMREFGELRNIIIMMALGLVVFTTLACGYFIHWLIPPIMLPAAFALAAVMSPTDAVSVGSMIEGGRAPARVVHILHGEALLNDASGLVCFKFAVAAAMTGLFSFQQALGSFIFMAAGGIVIGIVVAWAACRAEHMLLVRGYDDPPTHITLAMMLPFGIYLLADAVQCSGILAAVAGGMTVKFTGVMNEARTETRLKATTVWDMVNFTFNAVIFLLLGLQLPDLVTGGAAIARAGGISPWFLILAIVGIQLMMSLIRFAWIWISISARRLFAHLRHRNTVIPSARNVLLMTVAGTRGAITLAAVLSLPVATLAGPGFPGRDLLVTLAAGVIICSLVLASVAIPPLLHGMSTDEDDPSLHELDMMRIELAQTAIEALHAEQAVLAQQELDTMPDGSESVDLKQEAIGRLLHEYQDTLRRLDNSRAAEASIRATAIREKRTELALRFRLIRHMRERLHMRVVQKLINDETELTINQELDFIEQELQIEARSLPRPDGLPPASTHDGAALPETACMAPALTD; via the coding sequence ATGCATGCCGTTTTCATCACCCTTGCATTACTGACCGTTACCGGGATCAGCAGCCTGATTTCGCGCGTGGGGCGCATTCCCGTGCCCCTGCCGCTGATCCAGATTGCGGTGGGCGCCATCGCGGCGCTTGCGGGGCTGAATATCGGTTTCGACCCCGACATGTTCCTGCTGCTGTTCATTCCGCCGCTGCTCTATGCCGATGCCTACCGCATGCCGATGCGCGAGTTTGGTGAACTGCGCAACATCATCATCATGATGGCGCTGGGACTGGTGGTATTCACCACGCTGGCCTGCGGCTACTTCATCCACTGGCTCATTCCGCCCATCATGCTGCCCGCGGCCTTCGCGCTCGCCGCCGTCATGTCGCCTACCGATGCGGTCTCGGTGGGCAGCATGATCGAGGGCGGGCGGGCCCCCGCACGCGTGGTGCATATTCTGCATGGCGAGGCGCTGCTCAACGATGCCTCGGGGCTGGTGTGCTTCAAGTTTGCGGTGGCGGCGGCCATGACGGGGCTGTTCTCGTTCCAGCAGGCGCTGGGCAGCTTCATCTTCATGGCAGCGGGCGGCATCGTGATCGGTATTGTCGTGGCGTGGGCGGCATGCCGGGCGGAGCACATGCTGCTGGTGCGCGGCTATGACGACCCGCCCACCCACATCACGCTGGCCATGATGCTGCCCTTTGGCATCTACCTGCTGGCCGATGCTGTGCAGTGCTCGGGCATTCTCGCCGCCGTGGCGGGCGGCATGACGGTCAAGTTCACCGGCGTGATGAACGAGGCCCGCACCGAAACCCGCCTCAAGGCCACCACGGTGTGGGACATGGTGAACTTCACGTTCAATGCCGTGATCTTCCTGCTGCTGGGGCTGCAGTTGCCGGATCTGGTGACCGGGGGGGCCGCCATTGCGCGCGCAGGCGGCATTTCGCCATGGTTCCTGATCCTGGCCATCGTGGGCATTCAGCTCATGATGAGCCTGATCCGCTTTGCGTGGATCTGGATTTCCATTTCCGCCCGGCGGCTGTTCGCCCATCTGCGCCACCGCAACACGGTCATCCCGTCGGCACGCAACGTGCTGCTCATGACCGTGGCGGGCACGCGCGGGGCCATTACGCTGGCGGCCGTGCTGTCGCTGCCGGTGGCAACGCTGGCAGGACCCGGCTTTCCGGGCCGCGACCTGCTGGTCACGCTGGCGGCGGGCGTGATCATCTGCTCGCTGGTGCTGGCGAGCGTGGCCATTCCGCCGCTGCTGCATGGCATGAGCACCGATGAGGACGACCCCAGCCTGCACGAGCTGGACATGATGCGCATCGAACTGGCGCAGACCGCCATCGAGGCCCTGCATGCCGAACAGGCCGTGCTGGCGCAGCAGGAACTCGACACAATGCCCGATGGCTCGGAAAGCGTGGACCTCAAGCAGGAAGCCATTGGCCGCCTGCTGCACGAATATCAGGACACGCTGCGCAGGCTGGACAATTCCCGCGCGGCGGAAGCCAGCATCCGCGCCACCGCCATCCGTGAAAAGCGGACCGAACTCGCGCTGCGCTTCCGCCTCATCCGCCACATGCGCGAACGGCTGCACATGCGGGTGGTGCAGAAACTCATCAATGACGAGACCGAGCTGACCATCAACCAGGAGCTTGATTTCATCGAGCAGGAACTCCAGATCGAGGCGCGTTCCCTGCCCCGCCCCGATGGCCTTCCGCCCGCCAGCACCCATGATGGCGCAGCCCTGCCTGAAACGGCATGCATGGCACCCGCCCTGACAGACTGA